A window from Peromyscus eremicus chromosome 1, PerEre_H2_v1, whole genome shotgun sequence encodes these proteins:
- the Lamtor1 gene encoding ragulator complex protein LAMTOR1: MGCCYSSENEDSDQDREERKLLLDPSSTPTKALNGAEPNYHSLPSARTDEQALLSSILAKTASNIIDVSAADSQGMEQHEYMDRARQYSTRLAVLSSSLTHWKKLPPLPSLTSQPHQVLASEPIPFSDLQQVSRIAAYAYSALSQIRVDAKEELVVQFGIP, encoded by the exons ATGGGGTGCTGCTATAGCAGCGAAAACGAGGACTCGGACCAG GATCGGGAGGAGCGGAAGCTGTTGCTGGACCCCAGTAGCACCCCCACCAAAGCCCTCAATGGAGCCGAGCCCAACTACCACAGCCTACCTTCAGCTCGCACAGATGAGCAGGCCCTGCTTTCTTCCATCCTTGCTAAGACAGCTAG CAACATCATCGATGTGTCTGCTGCAGACTCCCAGGGCATGGAGCAGCATGAGTACATGGACCGGGCAAGGCAGTACAG TACTCGCTTGGCTGTGCTTAGCAGCAGTCTGACCCATTGGAAGAAGCTGCCACCGCTGCCGTCTCTCACCAGCCAGCCCCACCAAGTGCTGGCCAGCGAGCCCATCCCCTTCTCTGACTTGCAGCAG GTCTCCAGGATAGCTGCTTATGCCTACAGTGCACTTTCTCAGATCCGTGTGGACGCGAAAGAAGAGCTGGTTGTACAGTTTGGGATCCCATGA
- the Lrrc51 gene encoding leucine-rich repeat-containing protein 51, producing MSKRDYMNTSVQEPPLDYSFKSIHVIQDLVSEEPRTGLRPVKHSKSGKSLTQSLWLNNNVLNDLKDFSQVVTQLLQHPENLAWIDLSFNDLTSIDPVLTTFFNLSVLYLHGNSIHRLGEVNKLSVLPRLRSLTLHGNPIEEEKGYRQYVLCNLPRITTFDFSGITKADRTTAEVWKRMNIKPKKVRIKQDVL from the exons ATGAGCAAACGGGACTATATGAACACGTCGGTGCAGGAGCCTCCTCTTGACTACTCCTTCAAAAGCATCCACGTGATCCAAG ATCTGGTAAGCGAGGAGCCAAGGACAGGTCTACGACCAGTGAAGCACTCAAAGTCAGGAAAGTCACTGACCCAGTCCCTGTGGCTCAACAACAATGTCCTCAACGACCTGAAAGACTTCAGCCAGGTGGTTACACAGCTTCTGCAGCACCCAGAGAACCTGGCCTGGATCGACCTCTCCTTCAATGACCTGACTTCCATTGACCCT GTCCTAACAACATTCTTCAACCTAAGTGTCCTCTACCTTCATGGCAACAGTATCCATCGCCTAGGGGAGGTGAACAAGCTATCTGTCCTCCCTCGCCTCCGGAGCCTGACCCTCCATGGGAACCCcatagaggaagaaaaggggtATAG GCAATATGTGCTATGCAACCTGCCCCGAATCACCACGTTCGACTTCAGTGGAATCACCAAGGCAGACCGCACCACAGCCGAAGTCTGGAAACGCATGAACATCAAGCCCAAGAAGGTCCGGATCAAGCAGGATGTACTCTGA